Genomic window (Phycisphaeraceae bacterium):
TGTCCATGCCGTAATCAAGGACAGAACAACCTGTCAGACTGTCGCTGGTCAGCGGGCTACGCACAAGCACAGCCTGCACACCCATTTCCTCGATCCGCTGCGCGGCCTCGGCACTGATCATCTCGTTTGAGTTTGCAACCATCTCGCGTGTTTCGGGATCAACAATCTCATTCACACTGACACGGCCGACGATCTGTTCACGAAGGGGCACATCGACCTCTTCGCCCTTGTAGATCGCACGCTTGAGAAGCCCGCGGCGTGAACCACAGTCGTGCTCACTGATAATGACCGACTGTGCAATATCACACAGTTTGCGCGTCAGATACCCGGAGTCCGCAGTTTTCAGCGCGGTATCTGCAAGTCCCTTACGCGCACCGTGCGTTGATGAGAAGTACTCAAGGATGCGCAGGCCCTCGCGGAAGTTTGCACGAATGGGGGTCTCAATGATCTCGCCCGACGGCTTTGCCATCAGACCGCGCATGCCGGCAAGTTGCATCATCTGCGACACGTTACCGCGAGCACCGGAATCGCTCATCAGATACACGGGATTCAGATATGGCTTTGCACCCGTATCGCCCTTGCTGACTTCCGTCCCTTCATCCGTGCGATAATCATGCTTGAGTGTTTCGATAAGCGCCTTCGTCACCTGTTCGCGGCAGTGCGACCAGATATCCAGTAGCTGGTTGTATCGCTCACGTGGCGTAATGATGCCTCGCTCATAGTTCTTTTCGACGCGGTCGACCTTCTTCTGGGATTCTGCGAGGAGTTCAGCCTTTGCATGGGGAATGCGAAGGTCTGTTACGCCGAACGAGAGTCCTGCAACCGTTGAACGCTTGAACCCGATCTCCTTCATCGCATCAAGCAGCGCAATTGTGCCTGACTTGCCGCAAGCGATGAAGCAATCGTCGATCACACGTGCGCATCCCTTCTTGCCGAGTGCGCAGTTGTAGAACGGCATGCCCGCTTCAAGAATCTCTGAGAACAGAATGCGTCCCGGTGTCGTCACAACGCGACGATTCTCGGGCAGAGATTCGGGTGCGCCGCTCTGGCTGTTCACAATATGGGTAAAGCCGTCAAGACGGACCACAATCTTCTCATGGATATCGACGATGCCATGATCGAACGCGAGCAGTGCCTCCTGACGATCCTTGAACACCTTGTACTCTTCACGAGGACGATCATCCGGACGCTCGGTTGTTACAAAGTACACACCCATCACAATATCCTGCGATGGCGAGATGATCGGCTTGCCGTTCGCGGGTGAGAAGATGTTGTGGACCGACAGCATCAGCACGTGTGCTTCCGCGTGCGCCTCAACCGAGAGCGGCAGATGCACCGCCATCTGGTCGCCGTCAAAGTCCGCATTGAACCCTGTACACACAAGCGGATGCACGCGAATTGCATTGCCTTCGACAAGCACAGGCTCGAACGCCTGGATACCCATTCGGTGGAGTGTCGGTGCTCGATTGAGCAGCACTGGATGCTGATCGATTACTTCTTCAAGGATGTCCCAGACCTCGGCATCACGACGCTCAAGCATGCGCTTTGCGCTCTTGATGGTGTCTGCAAGCCCGTGCTCCTTGAGCTTGCGGATGATGAACGGCTGGTAGAGTTCCAGCGCAATCTTCTTTGGCAGACCGCACTGCCATATCTTCAGTTCGGGACCAACAACGATCACAGAACGCCCCGAGTAATCAACACGCTTACCGAGCAGGTTCTCACGGAAACGTCCCTGTTTTCCCTTAATCATGTCCGTTAATGAACGCAACGCACGGTTCGATGAACCGAGCACGGGGCGGCGGCAGCGATTGTTGTCAAAGAGTGCATCCACTGCCTGCTGAAGCATGCGCTTCTCGTTGCGGATGATGACCTCCGGCGCGTTCAGATCCATCAGCTTTTTCAGACGGTTATTGCGGTTGATGATGCGCCTGTACAGATCGTTCAGATCGCTGGTCGCAAAGTTTCCACTCTCAAGCAGCACAAGCGGGCGAAGGTCGGGCGGGATCACCGGGATCACATCCATGACGAGCCACGACGGATCGTTGTCCGATGCGCGGATCTGTTCGACAAGCTTCAGTCGCTTGGACAAGTCCTTGATCTTCTGTTTGGAGCGTGTTTCTGTGAATCCCTTGCGAAGTTCGGCTGCCACCTGCGCCAGATCAATGCGAGCGATCAACTCACGAACAGCTTCAGCCCCCATGCGGGCATCAAACGCGTTACCATACTTTTCTTCTGCGACGCGGAACTCTTCTTCTGTCAGCACCTGCTTGAACGTCAGTTCTGTGTCACCCGGATCGACAACGACATAATCCTGGAAGTACACAATCTTTTCAAGGTCGCTGGTTTTCATGCCAAGCAGCGTACCAAGACGGCTCGGCAGGCTCTTGAAGAACCAGATATGCACAACCGGGGCAGCGAGGTTGATGTGTCCCATGCGCTTGCGGCGAACGCGCGAGTGTGTCACCTTCACGCCGCAGCGATCGCAGATGATGCCTTTATACTTTGTGCCGCGATACTTGCCGCACGAGCACTCGTAGTCGCGCTCGGGGCCAAAGATGCGCTCGCAGAACAAGCCGTCCTTTTCGGGACGATATGTTCTGTAGTTGATGGTCTCAGGCTTCTTCACCTCGCCATAAGACCACGCGCGGATGTCGTTGGGTGATGCCAACGTGATCTTGACCGCGGAGAAGTCATTAATCCGGTCGTACACGCTCTCTGCCATGTCGTTTTCGCTCCCACGTTCTGTGCGCCGAACGTTGCGATGTGTCTCTTTCGTGTGATGCAGATGTCTTTCAGCAATCTGCACTGCGTGTCATGTCTTTGTCGATGCGTGAGTCTGCTACAACAAACTCGCGCCTTCAAGCTGGCGTTTCTCAAGCGTCACATTCATGCCGAGACCCTTGAGCTCGTTGCAGAGCACGTCGAATGCAACGGGCATACCTGCCTCGAGCTTGTTGACGCCCTTGACCATGGACTCGTAGATCTTGGTTCGGCCCTCGACATCGTCGCTCTTGACGGTGAGCAGTTCCTGCAGGATGTACGAAGCGCCGTGTGCTTCCAGCGCCCACACTTCCATTTCGCCGAAACGCTGACCACCCGTACGGCTCTTGCCACCAAGCGGCTGCTGCGTGATAAGCGAGTACGG
Coding sequences:
- the rpoC gene encoding DNA-directed RNA polymerase subunit beta', whose amino-acid sequence is MAESVYDRINDFSAVKITLASPNDIRAWSYGEVKKPETINYRTYRPEKDGLFCERIFGPERDYECSCGKYRGTKYKGIICDRCGVKVTHSRVRRKRMGHINLAAPVVHIWFFKSLPSRLGTLLGMKTSDLEKIVYFQDYVVVDPGDTELTFKQVLTEEEFRVAEEKYGNAFDARMGAEAVRELIARIDLAQVAAELRKGFTETRSKQKIKDLSKRLKLVEQIRASDNDPSWLVMDVIPVIPPDLRPLVLLESGNFATSDLNDLYRRIINRNNRLKKLMDLNAPEVIIRNEKRMLQQAVDALFDNNRCRRPVLGSSNRALRSLTDMIKGKQGRFRENLLGKRVDYSGRSVIVVGPELKIWQCGLPKKIALELYQPFIIRKLKEHGLADTIKSAKRMLERRDAEVWDILEEVIDQHPVLLNRAPTLHRMGIQAFEPVLVEGNAIRVHPLVCTGFNADFDGDQMAVHLPLSVEAHAEAHVLMLSVHNIFSPANGKPIISPSQDIVMGVYFVTTERPDDRPREEYKVFKDRQEALLAFDHGIVDIHEKIVVRLDGFTHIVNSQSGAPESLPENRRVVTTPGRILFSEILEAGMPFYNCALGKKGCARVIDDCFIACGKSGTIALLDAMKEIGFKRSTVAGLSFGVTDLRIPHAKAELLAESQKKVDRVEKNYERGIITPRERYNQLLDIWSHCREQVTKALIETLKHDYRTDEGTEVSKGDTGAKPYLNPVYLMSDSGARGNVSQMMQLAGMRGLMAKPSGEIIETPIRANFREGLRILEYFSSTHGARKGLADTALKTADSGYLTRKLCDIAQSVIISEHDCGSRRGLLKRAIYKGEEVDVPLREQIVGRVSVNEIVDPETREMVANSNEMISAEAAQRIEEMGVQAVLVRSPLTSDSLTGCSVLDYGMDMSTGKLVEEGMAVGIIAAQSIGEPGTQLTMRTFHTGGIGTSTVTESEYRAGNKGKLEIRDCNAVPVKDEEGKDCFVVLKRNGEIAIMSEEGRELDKFKVPYGANLYVADGTEVKKGELLVKWDPHRMPILAEKGGLVQFKDIELDKTYREEDAGRGQKARIIIEHKGDLHPQINVVDKDGNILDFHYLPAKGRLEVEDGQEVHAGQMLARQPRAATKSQDIVGGLPRVTEIFEARLPKDPAVMAEISGRVEIHADLRKGKNTIRVISESGVEKDHHIPKDKITLVHSGDYVEAGEPLTEGPLVLQDILRIRGEEALWEYMIEEVQNVYRAQGVPINDKHIELILSQMLRKVRVENPGDTDLLPVEVIDRNVFRQKNMEIASRAFVVDAGGTDLRVGELVNKSALREANARAEAAGKEPAKVRRGRPASGRTLLLGITKASLQSESFLSGASFQETTKVLTEASLRGAIDDLIGLKENVLLGHLIPAGTGFRRYQSIRVKKLGTPIEPEDESYLLEEAAMEAERLGADREGFGTPHVEFKDLTVGNAESRLD